In the genome of Anabaena cylindrica PCC 7122, the window TATTACCCATCTAAAATTCAAAATTGGTATCAATTACTTCCAAAAAATCAGATTAAGGAGACTATCCACCTTAAAAACTATAGGTGCAGTTGGGGTTTAGGGACTTCCAAATAAAAAAATTTACAAAAATTTCTTGTGGTGCGGGACGAAAAGCCCGCAAATTATCAAGGACGGGCAGGATACCCATCCCACAAGATTAGACAATTTATTTTCTGGTGTTCCCTTAGTATTGCTCTAGCTGCATAAATTTACGTAAAGAAGTTGCAATTATTGTCTAAAATTTAGTACATATACCAGAAAAATAAAAGGACATTGTTTTTCGTTCGGCAAAATTCCCGAATTATCATTTGTGGTGAAAGTATAATTTCTCGAATAAAATCATTTACTCTAAAGTTTTATTTTATACATAAAATTGTGAATTACAAAAAGTAAACACATCGGTTATTTCGTACAACCTTAATATAAAATCTAACGTGTAATTGAATTTACAGAAACAATAAATACCACCAAGTCATTTACCATGAAGAATTGGCAGCAACGCTTTTTTTTAGGCTTACTTTGTTGTGCTTTCTTAATTTTTGGATGGGAGCAGAGAGTATTAGCTGAAGAAATTACAGATAATAGTACACAGATACTAAAAGCACAATTAGCTCAAGCAGAAGCACCTGTTAACGTTTATGAGTATCTATTGCAATATCAACCGGAAACTTACAATGTTTTGATCAAAACATTAGCAGATAGTATTGAAGATGCAAAACAGCCATTAGCAGATGAGGTAGTTAGCAATCTTTGGGCATTGTCTCCAAGTAATCCTAAAATTCAATGGAGAGAGAATAATGGTAAAATTGAATATCTAATGTCTACTTGGAAATATGTGAATAACCCAAGTGTAGATTGGCCAATAGGTGCAAAAAAACAACTTGCTTATCAAACTTGGTTTACGGCATCACCACAAGTTAAAGAATTTTGTCAGCAATATAAAGCCATAGATGCCAATATTCCTGATAATGTTGAACTTTCACTGCGGTTACAACAGTATTTAGGGTTGATTTTAAATAAGTATTCTACTAAAACCCATTTTGTGGAAATGTGGGTAAAAGGAGAAGATTTAATTAGACCCTGTATTGATCCAGAAATTGACGATGCCAGTTGCAATCTTTTACCTTTACCAGTGCCAGATAGCAGTTCTGTAATCAAGGCAATATACACCAATTCTTACACCAATGCAAAAAAGGAATATTATCCTTGGTCAGGGTTGGGTTATACCTATGATTGGGGAAATCTACAAAAACCCCATGTAGGTCCGAGTGAGTTTATTATTAATCCAACCGCAGAAAAAACTGTGGAAGTAGAAGTTGTTTCTGTAACACCAACTCAGGAATATTGTCAACAACAGTATATTTCATCTAATCAGTCGTTAAACTAGATTTAAGTTCAAATCTTTTTTTAGCAAATGTAGGGACATTTTCTTAAATGTCTCTACTGATTTAGAGGCTGTTTCAAAAGTGGTAACTGATGTATTAAAAACTTTATAGCAATTTCCAAGCTCATGAAATACACCCCACCCACGCTGTCGCGCACCCTCCCCTTACCAAGGGTAGGGTTGGGGAGGGGTAATTTTGTATCTAACTAGAGTGGGAAAGGCTATATATCCTCCTCAATCCTCCTAAAAAAAATAGGACTTTGAGCAGGTTATTCCACTCCGAAAAAGGGAGAGTTAGAGGAGATATTGATATAAGCTTAGACTTTTTCAATACCCTTTTAGAGAATAGTTTTAACATTCTGGTTTTTACTTTTTTTAAAGCAGTTATAAAGACGCACTGCATTTTTAAATGAACTTTCAAATCTTAAAACAATCTTAAATTACATGGGTATAATCTTTCTGATATCAATGCCTAAATTCATTACCCTATAACGATTGCAGCATCTTTTAGTACATCTGCACGTAGTAATTTCAAATTAAAACGAAAGTTACTTTTTTACTAGTTTAGGGAACTCTATATAATACGATTTAACTACCCATGCCGACAGTAGTATGTTGCTGCTCCTAGTGCATAGGCAGCAATGCAGTCAATGTCTTGATTTACCAAGTGTTGTACTAACTACCAACTTTATTCTATGGGCTTGTCTGAACTGTATTTTCATCCCATTTTTGGTTTTAAGGATTACTTATGGAGAAATCAATTATTCAGTTGGTTGACGAGTTATCAACTGATAATATTACCGTCAAAGTTTTAAAAGCTGTCGATTATGTAGCACCAAGTCAATGGAACAATTTGGTGGGCTTTGACAATAGTATCCGTGCCATTACCGGAGAAACTGATGCTAAGGTAATCCAGAAAATTCGGGAGCGTGCTGTTATTTTATATCACGATCCTCAACAGGGCTACCAGAGCGCAATTAAGCTTTATCAAACAATTGATAAAGCAGATACAGCTATGGCAGCGGCGGCTTTAGCGAACAAAGTTGGTGAGAAAATTGGTGTTCTTTCTTTTCTCACCAATATTACACCCAAAGCAGACCTCACCCAAACGATTGATTTGGTGTTGAAACTTGCTGTTGAAATCATAGTTTTCTGCAAACTCAATGGTATTCCTCAACCCAACCCCCAAGAGTTTGCCAAGTCTCTAACCAATAACTATCAAGATGCCTCTCTCATGAGGATGGTAGCTCTAGTTTGTTTAGATGGAATTCTGCCATTAGGTCCCGACTTCCTGAACAAAATTCATCAACTCATTAGTGGCACTGACGCTAGTCAAATAGCTCAAAACCCAGTTTTTTCAGCTATTAATAGCTCTCTACCAGGCAATAATCCCACTGAAAAACTTGGTTTTATTACTCAAGGTTTTAACTCTGTACAAGGCTGGATATCTAATTTAGTATCCAAGACAGGTATAACTCCGCAATCAATTTTTAGTAGTTTGGGTAATTTTATTCAAATTGCTGATGATAATCTAGACTTTGTAGCAGCATTCATCGATCAAACTACCAATTATTATGAGCATACAGGGATTCAAACTGTGGCTTCTAGTTTGATCAAGCAATCCCATATTTTAGTTAAACAGGAAATTCAACAAGAGGAAAAATCATCAGTCCGAGAGATATCATCTACTGTAAAAGTTGATAATAAGCAGTATGCAGTAGGAACAAAAGTAGAAGTCTGGGATGAAGAAGAAGAAGATTGGTATTCTGCAACTATTGAGAAAGTCAAAGATAACGAATACTTTATTCATTATGATGGTTACGGGTCATCCTCAGATGAATGGGTTGAACCAGATGATTTGCGTATCCGCGACAAAGCTGCATCTGATGATAATGGATACGCTGTGGGTGTAAAGGTCAAAGTTTGGGATGAGGATAATGAGGATTGGTATTCTGCAACTATTAATAAAATTCAGGGTCAACAATACTTTGTACATTACGTTGACTATGACTCATCCTATGATGAATGGGTTGATCTAGACGATATTTGCTAACTACTGAGCAAGTATTATTGGAATAAGAAGGCTGTTGTCTTTGTTTACTTTTTTAGTTGACTATCTGTTAAGTATGGATATTGCGTAAAGATTCTAATTCATTCATATCAGTTACAACTTTACGTAATATTTCACTGAAATAGAAAACTTCATAGTTAAATGCAAGTCATTTTTGCAGTTGCTTCCACAAACTAATACCTTCTTGTTCAAAAGCCTCTTTAGCCTCTAAACTGGGAAAACCTGATGAATTAGGATATTCCCAGTTGAATTTTACATCGTAAATGTCAGCCCATTTTTCCAACCGTGTAATATTTTCTGGATCTTCGGTACTTGTTATGCTAAATTACCGATCATCAGTAATTTGTCAATTCTCCTTTTCTAATGCTATTTTAACGGTGTTATGAAAAATGTCTTTTGCTGACATAAAAAATTTGAAATGATACTTTATCTGAGATAATATCTAATTTTTAAGATTTTAAGTAACTGCAAATTCTGTATATTGTCTGATATCGGCTGGTTGGAATGCTAAAACAATTTAATTTTTAGGAATACCAGCGTTAACAAGTTCGTTGGCTATATCGTATTCTGTTCCGTCTCTTTGAATCCAGATTTTATCGTTGATTATGTCTATATGAACTAAGCAACCATGCACTCGTTGATTATTTTCCCAGCAAGAGTGTTAGTAGTAGGTAATGGTTGGCGGTTTGGTCTATTATTAGTTGTCTTTCTAGTTCACCGTAAGCGTAGGAAAGTTGGGAATATTCGGTTAAGATTTTTTGAATGATTTGGCGATATTTATCTAAGGTATCCATTGCAGTATAATCTCTTGTTTGGAGTCGGAGACAAGTAAACAAAGGCGTTGATTTTCTAACAATTTTTTACCAACTGGTTTTTGAAATAGTTCTGAGTAGGTTTTTTGACTAATAGCAAAAAGCCCTGACGATTAGAAATCGCGGCTATACAAACGAAGTCCACCTGCGTGGACTAAAAACAAGATTTTTGAACCCGCGAAGGCGGGTTTTGTCTGTGTAGACGCGAATTATATTCGCCGGGTGTTCATATTGACATATGAGCATTATTTATACAATAATTGTGGATATCAGAAAAAAGCAGTCACAAATATCAGTTTTATAAATAACTCCAAAAGTAAAGTATGGAAATTCAAATATATGCACCCCTAGCAACTGCATTTGCAGGTTTATTAGTTGGGTTCTTTGCAGAACCTGTTAAAAACTGTATAAATAGTAAATGTAAGCGTAGACAGTTACGACATTCTTTATATAAAGAAATGGCTAATATGTATGTTAGTTTGAAAGATATTGAACTATTTAGAGGAGGTATTACTATACAAAAAATTGTAAATCAAATCTCGCAGTCTCAAAATGAATCTAAATTTAATACAACCGAATACGGAAAAAGAATTAATACCCATCAAACACTTTTGCATAGCCTGAAGTTTATATCTACCAGATGTTATGAACACACAAAGAACGAAATATTGCTTTTTTATGAACTAGATGAAGCGGTAGATATTGATGCTATTTATATCAGTTTATTTGCCTTATTGCACACAGAAAATATAGAAAATATTAACTTAGATTCTGTATTTGATAAAATTTCTGAACTAACTAAGATAATTGAAAATTTTGCAGAAACAAAAGAAGTTAGTACAGATTTATTTTTTAATACTTGCAAACATAAAATAATAAAGAAAACTGTAATGTCATTCATGTCACCTATTACTGTCCAGAAAAAATTAACTATAAACTAAATATATCAACCCTCAATGATATACAAGATTTATGGTATTTCTAATCATTGGATAATTATTAAATTTCAATCATTTTAATTCTTTAAGAGGTATTTTTACTCTAATACAAGTTGCTTTCTCTGTAAATTTATCCTGCCTAACTTTCTTCATATCATATTCAATATCACCATTATATTTCTTCTTGCATGAAGGGAAAATTATTGCAATCGGATAAGGTAGAGGTGTATTTTCTGGTTCATCTAATTCACATAATTTATCTAATTCACTAACCTCTTTATAAGATTTTAAAATATCTTTTATTTTTGATTTTAAGTCTTCATCTGTGAATTCAAACTTGCTGTACTTTATAGACAAAAAATTATCATAAATAACTTGACCACTTTTTAATTCATATATTTTTATACTATAATAGATAGGTCCTTCTTGATCTTCATATACTTGACTGCTTATCATACAGCATATAAAATATTTTTTATTCTTGGTGAAGAAGAATCTGTTCATTCTGTCAGTTATACACTCTAATACTAATTTATTGACATCCCACACTTTTATTAAAAATTTTCTATCTTTATCTTTATTATCTACAATCCTGGAATATGTCATGATAAATTTATCATAATATTTTAGAGTAAATTTTTCATAATCTTCTAGAGTAAAATCTTCTTCTTGCTGGATAACAATATTACCCTTTAGAACATCATAAATTTCAATACCGTTTCCGTGGAATAAAGCTAAGTACCAGCGATTGTTTTTAATAAAAAATTGAGCTTCTTTAGTATGTTCATAAACTTTGAAAATTTTCTCTATAAAGAAGAAAGGTTCAAGAAATTTTTGTATAGCACCAACTACACGAATACCAAGATGTAAAATCATCAGAATCAAAGGAATAAAAGCTAATAAAGGATAAGTATAAGATATTAATCCAAAAAACATAATTAAGTATATTGGCAACATTACTATAAAATGAACTACATGAAATAAAATACGGTTATTTATGATTGGTTCAATAAGATAAGGAACTAAAAAAACACCAATATGTAAAATCATAAAAATCAACATAATAGAAGCCATACCAGGATCATGAGCAGATATGGATACAAAAAACAAAAATAAGTATATTGGTAAACATACTATAAAAAAAAATACAGCAGACTCTACTCCTCCCCTTGCTTGCGATTTTAGTGTCTTTTCGCTAGGTATCTCTATTGTTAATTGGGTTGAATTTAGTAGTTTCATAATCCAAATAGTTAGAATCGTCAATAAAAAATTTACCTTAACTTAACTAAGGTATAAGATAATTCTGAATAATAAGTAAGGTTAATTAAAATGTAACCCAACACAATCAAATCACAAAGATGTTGGGTTTTCTCAACCAAACCTACATAACTAACTCTCAACAATTATTGAAAGTTTCTTAATTCTCTCCTGAATATCGTCTCGTTTTGCAACATCAACTTCCCATTTATCTACACCACAACAAATATGTTCACAAAATTCATCTACTTCTAATCGTAATTCTTCAAATCGTATATTTCCATCATCATCAAAATAAGTTGTTCTTACCGGATGTTTAGATGACTCACCTGATTTTGATGGAGTTACAAATATAAATTTATTCAGTGATTTCAGTGATTTACTAGCCTTTTGATTTGTAATATCGTCTTGTCCATTATGTAAGTAAGCACATCTTAAAGCATAACAATCGTTTCCACTAAGCAAAATTACTTCTACTTTATCGCTATCGTTATACTTGCCACTATACTCTCCTTTTATATAAGTATCATACCAAAGCCTATAGCGATCTCCTACCCCCTTATTAGGGTATTCTAGCCAACCACAAATATCCGGTAATGTTAATGCACTCGCAAGTGCAGCATACCAATTACCCTGTGCTATGGCTTGTCGTACTGCTTCTTTAAGTTGTTTCATAATCAAATTCCTAAATGTAATTTAATACATGATATTAACAGATTTTAGTATAAAAATTATCTTTTCTTCTCTTCTTCCTTCGTGTTCTTCGTGTCTTCGCGGTTCGTAAAAAAAAGGGATAAGCAAAACGCCTATCCCCAAAAAACTAACTAATCATCAAGTTACCAAAATATAAAAAAATCTAAACCGATGCAAAACCAGTAAACTGTCTCACATAAGGTGATCTAAAACCTAAAACAATATCTGATTTCGGTACACCTAACTCTACTAATTGATGAGGAATTCCTTCTTCCGTAAAATCCCTTTCAATCCAAATTTTTCCATCTTTAATACTAATATGAATGGGACAACCATAAATTCTATTTTCGTCTTTCCATCCTGTATATATTAATAAATAAATATCCCGTTCTGTATCAAAGACAATTTCTGTATTTTCTAAATCTTCCTCTGCTTGGTCTTTGGCATATTTAGAGATAATATCTTTTACTATCTCTTGATAATTTAAGGTTTCCATAACACTATTTCCTCCTTGTTAATATCAAAAACTAATAATTTAATCTCATAAGTTTGTAAAACAGTTTGAATGAAACTATCAGTAAAAAACTCTTGATATATATCTTGAGATATCGCTAAATATAATATTCTTTCAGGGTCTTGCTGTCCTAATGCTATCCTATAATTCAAAAATTGACCAATAGCTGTATGAAATTCAGAAATTGCTGAAAGTCCTATAAAACTTTTTACTTCCACCGCTATCTTTTGATGATCTTTTTCAGCGCCAATTAACTTTTCTGCACCCAAATCGATCCTAATCTTAACTAATGCTGTCAGTCGAAAATATAAAGGATCATCAGTAATTAACCAACCATCTTTTTCTAAAGCTAACCTAACTGCATTGTGAAAAAAATCTTTCGCTGACATACAAACTTACAATAACACCCTCCTCCCATTATATTCTCTCTCTGTGCCTCCGCGCCTCTGCGTGAGAAAAAAAGGGATAAGCAAAAAGCCTATCCCCAAAAAATCAACTAATCAAAATATCAAGTACCAGACTGCCAAGAATTGATATAGTCAATTTGATCTGCTGTCAAACTATCAATGAAAATGCCCATAGCTTGCAACTTCAAACGAGCAATTTCTTCATCCACTTCTCTAGGAATAGAATGCAAACCAGCAGCTAAACTACCCTTATTCTTCACCAGGTATTCAACAGCCAAAGCTTGGTTAGCAAAACTCATATCCATAACTGCGCTAGGGTGTCCTTCAGCAGCAGCCAAATTAATCAAACGCCCTTCTCCCAGAACGACAACGGATTTACCATTTGTCAACTTATACTCTTGGGTGAAAGGACGGACATCCTTGATTTCCTTAGCATTAGCGGCTAAGTATTTCAAATCAAGTTCCAAATCAAAGTGACCAGAGTTACAAACGATCGCACCGTCTTTCATTACATCGAAGTGTTCACCCCGAACGACGTGCTTGTTACCTGTGACAGTAATGAAGATATCACCGTGAGGTGCTGCTTCCGCCATTGGTAGCACACGGAAACCATCCATAACGGCTTCAATTGCCTTGATGTGGTCAATTTCGGTAACGATGACGTTTGCACCCATCCCACGGGCGCGGAGGGCTGTACCCTTACCACACCAGCCATAACCGACAACGACAATAGTTTTACCAGCTAACAAAATATTTGTAGCGCGGATAATTCCATCTAAGGTAGATTGACCAGTACCATAGCGGTTATCAAAGAAGTGCTTGGTGTCTGCGTCGTTGACGTTCATTGCGGGGAAGGTGAGAACGCCTTCGTTAAACATGGCACGTAACCGCACGATACCTGTGGTGGTTTCTTCGGTGCTACCAATCAAATCAGCGATTTGGTTTTGACGATGTTGAACTAATTCTGCTACCACGTCGCTACCGTCATCAACAATGATGTTGGGGCGATGATCTAAGGCTATTTGGACGTGGCGGCTATAGGTAGCGGCATCTTCGCCTTTTTGAGCAAATACGGAAATTTCATGATCAGCTACAAGACTGGCTGCTACGTCATCTTGAGTTGATAAAGGGTTACTAGCAATTAAAACTGCATCAGCACCACCGGCTTTAAGAGCGATCGCTAAATGTGCTGTTTCTGTGGTCACGTGGGCGCAAGCTGAAATACGCAATCCAGCAAAGGGCTTTTCTTTCTCAAAGCGATCGCGGATTTGCTTCAATACAGGCATTTCTCGTCCAGCCCACTCAATCCGTTGTCTTCCCAAGGGAGCAAGGGCGAGGTCTTTAACCTCGTGCTTTAATCTGGGAGTAGTTGCGGTCATTCAAATTATCCTCTAAAAAAGAAAAAAGGTGCTTATACCTTTACGTACTTTAATAGATTATTTCACGAGTAGCCATATTTGCCGTTAATTAGCAATCAGCTAGTCAATAAGTCCTCAGCACTAGCTTCACCTTGGATATGAGCAATATCAACGCCCTATCTAGCTTTTTTCTTTTTCATCTTTCTCTGGTAAGAGTATTATCGACGTTGACTTTTAGTTTTGAATTAATTCAACCCTAAATATGATCTGTCTAAAGATAGACAATAACCAAAAAAGTGCAAATATCATCATCTTTAGGTCAATATTAAACCTTAGATAGGTACATTTACTCAACTTTTTTGGTAGAAAATAACTATCGAAATACTCAATGATAGATTTTGCTCAAGGAGGTTTTGGATTGCGTTTAAAATTTTTGGCGATTGCAGGTTCAATGGTTATTACTATTGTCTCTGTACCAAAAGCTACAGCCCAGATTCCTCTTTTGCCTTACTTACCAAATCCTAGTAGTGTAAATAATACTTCCGAAAACACAATCGTTTCAGAATGGGTTTATTTAGATGGTCGTCCTCTATTTCAGATCGCTGCATCAAAAACCGATGTTTCAGAACGTTTGCAAAATATCCAGCTTAATTTGCAGGAAATTAGCCAGGATTACTTTTATTCATCGACACAAAAACTTAATGTGCAGGTTCGCAAACTCAGGGATTTGCCAGTAATTTATGTCAATGAAAAATACTTGATGACGGTTAATTCCGATGATGCTAAATTACGTCAGGTAGATTCTTTAACACTCACTAATCAAATTGCTGAAGATTTACAAAAAGAGTTAGAACTGGCTAAAAAAGAACGCCAAACTTCATCTTTAATCGGTCAAGGTAAAATTGCAGGTAGTCTTGCTTTAGCAATGCTTTTGACAAGTTTACTAATATATCGTTATCAACGCCGGTTTAAAAAAGATGATGTAGAAGCGGTTTCACCAACCAACGAAATAGAACAACCGATTACAACCCAACTCAATCAACAGCAACATCAGCATTTAGCAGAAGTTCAAAAAAGACTCTTTCAATTAACTCAAACGGGGATTTGGGGTGGTGGAAGTTTTATCGTTTTGGGTCTGTTTCCCTACACACGAGCATTACAATTAGGTATCCTCGCAGCTGCCCAAATTCCTTTAAAAGTAGGTATTGTAGTATTAGGAACCTACGTAGCAATTCGGTTTAGTTATGCCCTGATTGATAAATTTACTACAACTTTAA includes:
- a CDS encoding Tudor-knot domain-containing protein encodes the protein MEKSIIQLVDELSTDNITVKVLKAVDYVAPSQWNNLVGFDNSIRAITGETDAKVIQKIRERAVILYHDPQQGYQSAIKLYQTIDKADTAMAAAALANKVGEKIGVLSFLTNITPKADLTQTIDLVLKLAVEIIVFCKLNGIPQPNPQEFAKSLTNNYQDASLMRMVALVCLDGILPLGPDFLNKIHQLISGTDASQIAQNPVFSAINSSLPGNNPTEKLGFITQGFNSVQGWISNLVSKTGITPQSIFSSLGNFIQIADDNLDFVAAFIDQTTNYYEHTGIQTVASSLIKQSHILVKQEIQQEEKSSVREISSTVKVDNKQYAVGTKVEVWDEEEEDWYSATIEKVKDNEYFIHYDGYGSSSDEWVEPDDLRIRDKAASDDNGYAVGVKVKVWDEDNEDWYSATINKIQGQQYFVHYVDYDSSYDEWVDLDDIC
- a CDS encoding XisI protein, whose amino-acid sequence is METLNYQEIVKDIISKYAKDQAEEDLENTEIVFDTERDIYLLIYTGWKDENRIYGCPIHISIKDGKIWIERDFTEEGIPHQLVELGVPKSDIVLGFRSPYVRQFTGFASV
- a CDS encoding XisH family protein, which codes for MSAKDFFHNAVRLALEKDGWLITDDPLYFRLTALVKIRIDLGAEKLIGAEKDHQKIAVEVKSFIGLSAISEFHTAIGQFLNYRIALGQQDPERILYLAISQDIYQEFFTDSFIQTVLQTYEIKLLVFDINKEEIVLWKP
- the ahcY gene encoding adenosylhomocysteinase; protein product: MTATTPRLKHEVKDLALAPLGRQRIEWAGREMPVLKQIRDRFEKEKPFAGLRISACAHVTTETAHLAIALKAGGADAVLIASNPLSTQDDVAASLVADHEISVFAQKGEDAATYSRHVQIALDHRPNIIVDDGSDVVAELVQHRQNQIADLIGSTEETTTGIVRLRAMFNEGVLTFPAMNVNDADTKHFFDNRYGTGQSTLDGIIRATNILLAGKTIVVVGYGWCGKGTALRARGMGANVIVTEIDHIKAIEAVMDGFRVLPMAEAAPHGDIFITVTGNKHVVRGEHFDVMKDGAIVCNSGHFDLELDLKYLAANAKEIKDVRPFTQEYKLTNGKSVVVLGEGRLINLAAAEGHPSAVMDMSFANQALAVEYLVKNKGSLAAGLHSIPREVDEEIARLKLQAMGIFIDSLTADQIDYINSWQSGT
- a CDS encoding mechanosensitive ion channel family protein — encoded protein: MIDFAQGGFGLRLKFLAIAGSMVITIVSVPKATAQIPLLPYLPNPSSVNNTSENTIVSEWVYLDGRPLFQIAASKTDVSERLQNIQLNLQEISQDYFYSSTQKLNVQVRKLRDLPVIYVNEKYLMTVNSDDAKLRQVDSLTLTNQIAEDLQKELELAKKERQTSSLIGQGKIAGSLALAMLLTSLLIYRYQRRFKKDDVEAVSPTNEIEQPITTQLNQQQHQHLAEVQKRLFQLTQTGIWGGGSFIVLGLFPYTRALQLGILAAAQIPLKVGIVVLGTYVAIRFSYALIDKFTTTLISGGVLLNSETSERMQLRVSTFSGVTKSITTLIWMGVGILLTLIALGIDIVPLLAGAGLIGVAVSLASQNLIKDAINGFLIILEDQYALGDVINVGDVGGLVENLNLRMTQVRDAEGRLITIPNSEVKIVANLSSRWSRADLTIPVSYQANIDEALQLIEDVAVKMNQEPFWKRQIIEKPSILGIDNFSDRGMMIRVWIKTQPLKQWDVAREYRRRLKIALDQADISIPIPQQAIWINDSHLLNYEGNSASSPEVGRHL